The genomic region caaaaattattaaatacattCCTTATTACTTTGAAATAGAAATTTActatctaaaagaaaaaaaaaaaaatcaagcattttTATACCTGTTGTGCCTAGAAAGCACTAATTAGAGCATTctaagcaaaattttaaaactgaagcacagaCTTCGCATCAGGACTTTTTCCCACGTTTGACTGAAAGCATGCAGCTGGAATCACAGCAATACTACGTGCTAAAACGCTATTCGATGTGCACTAAAATTCAACCACAAATAACATGGGAtacattctgatttttctcaACAGTCCAGGAGGCAAGGGTGTTACGGCAACAGCCCCAGGTATTTCTACCTGTAGAAGTTGTAAACACATGTACAACATCTTATTGTATATTAAGATGAACAAATGTATCCACAAAAATGGATGAGATAATATGCAAAACTACAGTCATCCTGGTGATTCGCAGAGAACAAGCTTACAATgactagaggaaaaaaaggagctgtAGTACTTCCGTGACATCTGTTTTGCAATCTGTCATACACGAGAGTCACGTGCAGAGAACCTCAAACATGTCATTCATTGTTTAcaagtcagaaagaaaaatgttgatcTACAAATGGGAAAGATAACCTAAGCCTTAGTGTACATACATTTAATCACTCTGTATCTGTAATTAAGTATTAATTTACTATTGTTTCTAACTGCTACCGACTCAAAATACTTATATTTCAAATAATGTCACTTTGACTAGGGAAGACTGCTGTGACACCCACTAGAGGGCATAATAACTCAAAGCCTAACAGCCTTACAGCCTGCCACAGAAAACAAGCTGTGGACAacacataaaagaaagaaaacaacccccccccaacgctAAAATCCTGGTAATTTTGAGCATTTCTACAAATGTCTGTCCCCTGCCACTTTCCAACACACTTGCACATAAACAACAGGAAAagcattatttgaaaatatcattcacaagcattttaaaatgaaccCAGAGCACAATACTGCAAAAACGTGTTTTGACAGTAGCTTGTAAAGCATTAAGCCTGTATAGTCAGTTAATCATCTATGCTACCTTGAAAGTCAGTGACTGACGCACAGAAGCACTTCAGGCTCCTCATGACACTCACTTGACTGGCAGGTGGAATGCAGTACCATTGGTAATTAACCCAAGAAACTTTACAAAACACTGCAGACATGGACACAGACTTCTGAATAACTACAGCAGGCTagaagggtgtgtgtgtgtgtacagacatacatgtgtatatataaatatacacaccAGGACTGAAAAAAGCTTCTGTGGTTCAAAGCAATACAGCCCACCTGCTACGCTAACTCAGCTAAAAGCAGCTTCCCATTTCTTGTCAACACATACTCTCATCATTTCCAAGACTAGGCTGTGGAGATCCCTAAAAACAGTCCCTAAAGTCCAGCACAACACTGCCAGAAAGAACTAAGGGCCTCCCTGctgaagacaaagcagagatAGAACAGGGATCACTTTGTGTTTTTATCATCTCTAGTAGTCAGTAAACAGGATTCTCTGGAACTACAGCAACAATTTCCAATGGTCTGGGCAGTACGAGCTCCTTCTCCCTGAGAtgtcagcagctcctgccttctTTTACTTAAACTGCGAACACTTCTTTTTCTCATCcataatcaaaaacaaacaacaaaaccaagccATGGCCGGAAAAATATATCCGTAATAAATgcccagattatttttttcaagtgttcGCATATCAGAGAAGAGTTCCCTGGATGAGACGCTAATTACGGCTGTAACTTTTTACATAAGGAGGCCGGGTACTGAAAATGAAGTGGGTGGCAGCCGGGGGCAGGCGATCAGCTGGTCCCTCAGCCGCAGCAGGAGCCGAGGGGGCGAAGCGCCGGCATCTCTTACCCACTTATCCAGGGGGACCTGCGTCAGGGAGCCGGTGCCCTGGTAGAGATCCAGGCTGAGCTGCTCCAGGCTGAGCTTCTCCTGCAAGAAGTGGCCCAGGTACCTCTGCAGCAGGTACCTGCAGGCCCTCTTCTTGATGGACTCCGAGAAAGGCCACGGCATGGCGGCGGCGCGCtgggggccgggcagcgggacggggcggccggagagagagagaagggggcGAGCGGCAGCCGCCGGGCCCAGCCTCGCCCCTCAGCGCTGGCTCccgccggggctccccgcggccAGGCGGCGCCCCTGGCACGGCCGGCGGGGCGGCACCGCCTGCCCTCAGGCAGGTAGCTCCATCCtcacgccgccgccgccatcttctCGGCGCCCCGCGagcggcggagggggggggacgACGACGCCGCGGGGTGCGGCgaaggaaggggctgggggggtgcccCCTGTCAGCTCTCCGCTGCCctgccgagccgggccgggccgttCCGTGCCGGGCCGATGCGGACTGTTTGTTTGTCGCTTTCCTTCCCGCttgcccccccccgctccgccGATCGCCGTGCCCGGCCCCCTGACGTTTGCGAGGAAATGGCGTCCCCAGCGGAGGAGGCGGGGGCGGAAGCGGCCGCGGGAGGCGgtggagccggggccggggcaggctCTGGCTGTGCGGGGAGCGGACCCGGGGCGATCGCTCTTCGGTGCCGGGCATCCGCACCGGTAGGTGGGTGGGCTGCCGGGGGGCGGTGGGTGGCTCCCCGCTCCTCTCCGTGAGACGCGAGCCTGCTCTGAGCGGCTTTCCCTCGTAGTCGCTGGGCTTCGGGGGCTGCGTAAGCCTCGGCTGGGGCCGTGTGCGGGCGCCGGGTGGGTTTGTGAGGCAGCGACGGAGGTCGTGTGGTGCTGCGAGCGACTTGCGCCTGCCGGGGCAGCGTTGCAGGGCTCGGGCAGGTTCCCCGGGGTGTGGGGTAGCGCCGGGGTCGGCCCTTTGTGGTAGCAGGCCGGCTGTGCGTGTCTCTGAGTCGTACTGGCTTTTACTGCGTAAAAACCAAGCAAGGGGATTGTTGTTTagtgaagcaaaacaaaaatcttgttCTTAATCTGTCCTCATAACCTCTGATAACCCATTTAGTTCACAGACGCTCGGAAATCTGTCTTAAATTCATCAATAACAAAGGTGAATTATTCACCAATAGACTACGTTCACCAATTTTCAGCAGCTGTTAATTGCAGTTTTTGCTGGCATCACTTGGTTTTCTTAGTGCATTCTGGATCCGCGAAGCACAGAGTTAGTTGCTGCTGAATCATAACAGAGCCTTACACAACTCGCTGCCAGTTGCCGGTctgtgaagcagcagctcctgtgtgCTGATGGGACCAGAACGGCTGTTCCCAACGGCAAGGTTTGGAGTTCTCTGGGCTGTCCCGAGTTGCAGAATTCACTGAGTCtcctattttactttttttttggacaatGGTAAATATGCCTGCTTAAGATATTCCTCCAGTTTTATGGTATTAATGTCATATATTGAGTCTAGCGGTATAATCTAAAATGCGTGTTTCTATATGCAGAATGGAGACTGACTGCAATCCTATGGAGTCGCCCAGTAATACGGGATTTGAAGAGGATTCTGATTATAGAGACTTTGAAGGAACAGATGTGAAAGATATGAGACTAGAAGCCGAAGCTGTTGTGAATGATGTTCTTTTTGCTGTCAGCAACATGTTTGTCTCAAAAACCCTTCCATGTGCAGAGGATGTGGCGTATATCAATGTGGAAACCAGGGAAAGAAACAGGTACTGCCTGGAGCTCACTGAAGCAGGACTCAGGGTAAACTACTTTGTTTATAATTTCTTATGCCTCTTTGTTTTGAGTAATGATCTTATTCAAAAGGTGCCTAGAAAGATACTTCAGTGGCACCAAAACAACACACATACTTGTCTTGCACTTATTTGAAAGCCTGTTTTCTACATGTTCCCCTAGAAAGGGGATCTTTAGTTACTTCAAACAAAGCGAGAAGAGAACTTGATGGAAAAACAGGCATTTTTGTATAGACATCTGCAAAATGATGAAGACTGAAGTAGCCAATGGACAAATTTAATATAGGTGTAACACTCTGGGTTTCTCAGGTACCCAGATAAATTATTAATACAATATGTATACAACTCCATTTTGTACCATTTATAGTGTTTGTGAGAATTCATAGATGTAAGACTTCTTTCCAAAGGTGACAATGACAGTTTTTACTAATGTTCTGAGTTTTGGAATAAAGTATTTGAAACAGTCTAAATACTGTATTACCAGTAAGCCCCACAGTAGAAAGCACAGGCTGCAATTTAAATCAAGTATCTTGTTTGCATATTGCTGTACAGCCTGActggaaaaattaaactttgtGATATCTATTTCCCATTGCAAGGTGATCCTAATCACAAAAATGTAACCAGTGATTTCTTTGTTACAGGTAGTAGCTTATGATTTTGATCAGACTGATGACAGTTTGCAGACACCGTACCACGAAACTGTCTACTCCTTATTGGACTCTCTCAGCCCTGCATATCGAGAGGTGTTTGGAAATGCATTACTACAAAGACTAGAAGCTTTGAAGAAAGATCAGTCGTGATTTACCCTGAAGTGAAGAAGATTTAATATTAGAAGGAATTCTTAATATGAGGCACTGCAGTCTTTCTTATAAACACAGCCACAAACATCTTAAGCTTAATTTCTTGCATTAACATCTACTACATACTAGTACTGATCTATAGCATTTTGCTTCAGAGGATTTGTGTATATCACAGTGTTATTGATAAATTGTAAAACtactaaacatattttttctttttgttgaagGTAAGCAAGTAACTTGCTTCtcacaacatttaaaaaaatttggTCTCTTTTCAAAGTGTTACTATCCAAAACTCTTGAAAACATGTAGAGACTGAATATTACAGAGGCAAgtagtaatcttttttttttggtgtataCTTACTGATCATTGTcatatatgctttttaaaatagaagttaACTGTCTAATTAACATCTAGTAGTTGAAATTGATTGAGTAGAACAGGCAATTAAGttctgttttaaactgaaaattacttttttttgcaTAGAATAGAACTTCAGCTTGATTTGCTGTGCATAAATCTGAAAATTCTAAGCTTCAGTAGCAAGAaagatggctcttgaacagttGAGTGTTGATTATATAATAACAGCATCTGAGTTAAAAGGAAAGCTCAGTATTGTTTGATCTGTGCGTGTCTGTGGCAACCAACAAGCTCCAAAGTGTGAATGAGATGTACTGCTACTATATGAATGTATTGTCTGAATCGCAAATGAGCTAAGCACAGAAGTAAATTCAGATGTAACAGGCTACGTTCCCTAAAGATGATGTTATATATGATATATACGTATGTATCCTATATTGTAACTGTTTGGGAGGCTTGAAAGACATTTTAGCCTGTTTACTGTTCTGAATGTCTGTTTACATGATGTATGGGATATACCCAAGAGTATTTTTGCTTCAGCCTTTACTTTCTATATTACAGTACTTTGGTACTCCTGTTTTTCAACTTTTCTCCCTCAATTGTACAGCATCCTGTCTTAATGAATAATGAGTAAGCACTGTAATGTTACTTGCATTGTATTGGTTTGAAACCAAAGGTTGTATGAAATTTGCTAAGGCTAATACAAGCTGGAAGACATAACTTgtattttctactttaaaaatggTACAAATCTCTTTATAAATTTATTGTATTGCTGTAACTTTTCAAGTACGTATTGAATggtagactttttaaaaaaaaatactgttggcTAGAAATACTAGAACTTCTAAACTAGCATTTTGTGACCGTCATACTTTTTGTATTCTTATATTATTCAGTATTTGTGCATCTTTATTTATTCTGCCATGTTTAGGTGCTAAGTATATGCAGTAGCTTTCTTGGAGTCACACTTATGAATACATCAGTTCCAGTGATTTCAGTAGACCTATATTGACTTACACCTGATGAGGAATAATCTAATGGGAGAGGCCGCGTAGAGCTTTTATAATAGCTTTGGGGTAGTGATGTTATAACTATGACTGATGAGACAACTGCAGTCAGTGCTTCTGTTTTCTAGAGCTTGATTTCTTTATCTTGTTAGGTTGATACTTGGGATGTTAATCCTTTGCTCCAGGGTATGAATCTATGCTCTAAAAATTGTTCATAGGCTCTCTTTTGCACACAGGTCTGTGGCAGGTGGTTagtcctctgtgaggagaatgtACTTTACCGAatttatatttgaatattttcccTTGCAATTAATTTACTTGTTCTATTTAAATGACTAAAGCATTAAAGAAATGCACCCACCAATGTGTTGTAGctttcttggggggggggggggggggggggggaggtggtgTGAACAACCAACGTTattctttccttaaacacttcTTAAATATTAGATTGTTAACAAGTATTTCCAAAATACCTCTGGCTGCAAACTTGTATCCACTGAACCTGTCATGAAAAGATACAGTAGGTGACCATAGGGGGACTTTGAAACGACACGTGACAAATATAAGTGGGAAAAATGACAAAGTTAATGTTACAGTGCCAAGAACTTTTTCATAGAcgtctttaaaatgctttgtcaTTTCAAGTGCTTATTATAAACCAAAGCTGAGAAATACTTCTAAAACATATGGTTTGTAGGTGTTACCAGAATAAacttatattattttttgtacttaAATATTAACTTAAAAATGGGAGAGCTATGTCATTCCACAATTTCTGAATCTGGGTTTATGAATAACACGCTCTCTAGTCCTTATACTTAGAATTGTTGCCTATATGGAGCTTATTTGAAGCACTCTCAGTGAACAATTTCAATAGGTCTCCTTTCAcaagttcattttcattttctgaaactgaatAAATGCTGCTCGGCCTAATGCACCTTTCCAGagcatttaaaattatgcaTTATCGCTGGAAGAACAATCATTGAAACAGTGTTGATTACTAAGAAAGTACCAGTGATTAATTATCTAAAAAGCCTCAAAGGCTGCTTGCTATCCAAAGGATGTCTAATAACATagctttaaaactttttttttttcctcacagcaaTACTAGATTTTGTCTTCTTCAGTGTCAAGAAGTTGGGAATAAACACCCTCCTTTATTGACTGCAGGTATTCATGTTTGTTTTAGGATAGATTGAATtagatatgaaaaaatatatatgtacacactaAGTACCTGATTATATTGCGATAGTCCTTGAGTTCCtcagcagagctctgaaaaGCAACTCCCCAGATGAAATGTTTGAGTGAGGACTGCTGTGGGTAAGGCCTGGGGAGATGGGCGCGTTGAACTCTGTGAGGAAGTGGCCTTACAGAGCTGCTCATTACTCATCGCTACCTGCATGTTACTGCCCTGCCTTCCTGACTCATTCTCGATTGATCTCGATTCACCTGAGGAAGATGACGGAGGCAGAGATGAGAAAGGTGCACTTCCACTCCATGatgtgctgcaggcaggcaggttCACAGGTGAAACACCCGAGGCAAGGCTACACCAAGGCTTACGTTACACCAAAAGTCCCCATAGGCGGCCACCTGCTGAAGCTCCtaggccagcagcagccggcTGGAGGGGGAGGGATGCCGGTGTGCGGCCCCGAGCGGTCCCGCAgcccgcagcgccccgctcCGGCTGTGAGGGCGAtgcggcagcgcccggcccaGCCTGGCTCGGcgcagccgccgcccgcccTTAGCAACGGGCCGCGTCgccggccggggctgcggccatGGCAGCGGGGCTCGGAGCCGCTCGGAGCCGGCGGATCTTCCTCAACCACCTCGACTCCTACTGCGGCCGCAGTATCGGCGAGGTGACGGCGTGGCGGCCCCCGGCTGTTCTGCTGGCCGCCGGGCGGGCGTCCGGCCGTGGTCGCCTAAAATGGCTGCTGCggaggggggcttgggggcaaAGGGTGTGGAgacaggagggaaaagagagtaGGAGGTGGGGGTAGAGCAGGTCAGGACTGGGGCGGCAGCTGATGGCTGTGGTGAAAGGTAATGCTCGGAGATAACATCTCCCTGAGGTAACGCCTTCTGGAGAGGAGTCAGGTTGAGGAGAAGAGGCGTCTGGGGACACAGCAACACCTTCACCCTTGAGGCTTAGGGCACATGGCAAGATAAAATGTGGCTGGCGAGTTCATGCAGTCCCTAACATTTCCCTGCTTTCCCAAGTTGTGTTCTGAGCTACGCTGCCTGCAACAGCATCTAAGCTAGCCAACAGCATTGGTGTCTTCCCAAGACTATAAGAAGCTGTGTAGTTTAGTCCCAATGCAATACATATTTGCATACAAATGTGTGTCTTGTATATTGCAGTATTTATCCAAATGTGTTGTTGGAGCATCACTAGAAAGCattggggaagaggaggaggaggaagatgaaaagaaCTCAGCTGCTGAACTTTCTGCTAGGCCAAAGGAGGGAGTCTACCAAATAGTTGGTACCCTTTCTAAGCCAGGAGGTACTAAACCATGTTTTGCAGAGGAAACATATGCAGTAAGTAATAATCTTACTTCAGGTCATTGTTAGGTAACGTTAGGAATATTGCAAGTCATGTAAAATGACCAACTGATGTTAATAAAGTGGTCTCTTGCTGCTGGAAATTGTATGCATATTTTGCTACCTCTGCTTCCTGCACACTTGTCTCCTCCCTGCTAGTTCTCATACAGCAaatgttaaaaggaaataatctAGTCTTAaaatagataatttttttttaatggtgtttcTGGACAGGATGTTGTCTATCCTGATGATCCAcaggtctgttttctttttccttcaaagcaCGCTCACTTGTGTCTCCTATATCTTTTATCAGTTTCTAAAGGTAGTAGTGTTGGAATCAAAGTCAGTGTCCTCCCTTCTTAACttttcactgaaatcactgCTTTCGCTAGCAGCTAATTGTTCTGAATACCTACATCTTTGTATGTATGTCCAGAGTTTGGTTAACTGAAGGAGGCTTGTTTTAAAGAATGTGATTGCttaatgttttctgaaactAAAATTGACTCTGTCTCAAGCTGCTTATTATCCAGAATCTCTTCaaaattttgaaagttttgttCTGAACTTCTATAGAGATGAGCTGTTTAATCTGAAAATTATGGTTAACTATATTTAATCTCGCCCACTGCTGTCACGCAGAATGTTTGTTGGATTTTTTCAAGTGTTGCAGACAATCCACATTTAACAACAAGGATGGGATGTTGTTTTGCAAGAAAACTGACATTTTGCAAGAAAACTGACGTTTTCCCATGTCTTGTCCATTCTGCCAGCTGATCCTTGTTTAAAATACCTGTAAAAGTCATAGATATTTTTGTGATATTAATAATtatactgaaaatacaaatcCTAAAATACCACTTAAAATTGTACATACTTCTGAACTATATTAATGTCTACTGCAAATCAGAAGTTTCAgcatttaatttgtatttcGTCATCTGTTATCTGACAGATACAGCTTGATATCAGTCATATGAATTATTCTAGCATCCTTTTCAGAAATCTATGCGCAAGAAAACCGCGTTCTACCTATCAGAACGTTACTCttgaaaaagaattttgaatagatttttttcccctttttcttctttcctttgttttctaaCAACCCATTTTAACTATTTTCCCACAGgtctcttctcagaaagagctcTTAAGTTATTTGCTTGAATGTGAGATTATTTTGTATAACATCACTGAGGATGCAAATCAAATTGAGGAAGCAAAATGGGCTGCTTCTGGTTAGTATAGCCTTcaactgaacagaaaattgTTTGCAATATAGCCACCAAAATTTACGAGAAATATGTAATGAAATGACCTTGGATTTATAGTTTACTGTAATATAAAACTGGCATCCTTGATAGGGAAATGCTGCATGAATTGTTCAATTAATTAGCAAGGGACCATTGATTGCATTTTAGCATTCATAAGCTAGAGAAGCTGTCATAGAATGGTCCGACACTTTAAATGACATATCTGTGTAGGCAGATATTTCCATAAATAACTATCCACAGccatcttatttatttatgtttgaaGGTAGGTAGAAAACTTGCTCCTTTGATATTCaaataatgtttaatattttatataattaagtatatttctttgcttaaaactgcaatgaaaaataccatttagtctttctgcagctttctccTGCTTGATATAACCAAATTCTAATGGGTATATGGAATCTTCTAATGCTGACAATGCAATATTGCTCTTTATATGATAGTTAAGCTAAACTATACATTCTGTGTATTGTATTGTACATTACAATGTAACATTGTAAGTTTTCAAGGACTCAACAAAACATCATCCACATGTAATCATTTTGTTCTAAAttaaattcaaggaaaaaatcccTATTTTTGTAGATTTGCTGTTTCAATtataaaacacttctgttttctttcagtatctTTGTAGTcaataaagataaataattttctaGTATAGatcgtttgtttttttatttgtccaCAATATGCAGCTCTATGGATATTATGTTCATTACTGGTAATGTGATTCTTcccattatttttctgcttgttttattattcattattgatttatttttattttatgccaAGCAAAATAAAGATCATTTGCTTCAAACTAAGTAACACAGAACACTATAGCATAAGTGTGTGTACAGGACCTCTACACAGAAACAAATATATGGCTTCAGTAGAACAGTTTACAATAAATTACATCCTTTGCTTTCGTTTACCAGCGCTACATACAGAAATAGAGCATTTTGCGACACCAAAGATATTCATCCTCATTTCAACAATAATGAGCTGGGCGAAAAGCAAACCCCCTGACCCAGTAAGTAACgagaaaatattattcttttaaGTGAATACTTccatttaatggaaaatattcatTGAATTTAATTAAAGTATTTCAGTATGTACTTCAGTACTAGCAGGTAAGGTTAGTGTCagcaagtatattttttttctcacggTCCTTTCACCTGAAATCTTGCTTTCAGCCAGAATTGTTAAATCTATTCCACTGGATAGAGAGGTTTAGGCATTGAGCTACAATGATGGGGAGATATACAGGAAGATATTAGGACTGTGTGGACATGCTAACTTTAAAGTGAAACTTAGAACTTTCaagaatttcaaatgaaaacaaaatagatgttttgtaatatttttaaaaacttgttttatCCATCTAGgcctttaacatttgttttggtttaaggCATGTATaacagttgcattttttttccttcctaggAGGATTCTGAGATTCCTTTTACTGAGGAAGATTATCGCAGAAGAAAATCTCATCCTAACTTTATGGATCACATAAATGCTGAAAAGCTTATTCTCAAACTTGGGAAAACTGTACGTAAAGATCtttgtggggagaaaaaaaaaagtttggtctTCTTAGAGCATTATCTTAATGTTAGAAGTTACCAACAATTTGAATAAATTTTGAGTGTTATTTTTTTCGATAAATGTGAATAGCATCccttattaataaaatatcccttattaataaaatatcccttattaataaaatatcccttattaataaaataacaagaaggccacatttttgaaataatacatatatagTATACATAATACAGATCCctaattttctctatttttccttAGCTAGTGAATAAATCATGCTTTTCTCATTTGAAGCAATACATTGTTTCATTGGTTGTATGAGAGAGAAGTAAAGCTGGGGACTGCGAGGGAAAATCTCAAGGATGATTTTAGACCTATCCCCCACTTAAAGCATTTTATTCgaataaaacaaaccaaccaaacaagcCCAGAGCTGATTATACTAGCTAAAATGTGACATCTAGTGGCTTTAATTAATATTACACACTTGAAGGTCTTTACCGGTGACTGTGTATAAATGGAGCTTGCCTGATCATTtgtggtgtggtttttgttttgttttgtttttccattaagTATATCCAAGTCATCTCAAGTAGTACGTTCTCATATGTGTGATTTGTGACACTAAATAGGTATTTTTAGAGAATTTTGACCTGTTTTGGAGGTTTGTATTTTACTGGGTGCTGAAGTATTGTTGCTTTCCCACACAGAAGCTACTGCAAGGTAATTGATAGAAGATCCTATTAGTTACCTGCTCCTTAGGGTAGATGAGAAATGGCTCCTCCTCTGCCTTCATGAGAGGCAGGTTTTTCCTGTTGGGAGACAGAAATTACCATGTGCCTTCTGGGGCATGTGTGCAGTCTGTCCAAAGCAAActtgggagctgctgctcttaggttaaaaacagtttatttctcTCTTAGTACTACACAAGCAAACTTCGTGTGGGAGCTCTTGTGCTGTCTGCAATGtctgattttaatatttcatgtgATTACTAACAAGCTGTTGTGTTCAACTGAGTTGAGATAGTTTTTATTACAAAGATAGAAACACATTACATGGACAACATACAGTGATGTGTTATTATTTTCTGGCATCCCTGTATATGATGTTTTGCTTATTCAATCAAAGATTGGCTAACGGTGTTGTTGgttttatatttctgaaatagtataaaaaaatgtagcaaaCCATGTGTTTTTTCACAGACAAAAAAGTTGATCCCAAGTCTTAGCATTTTATAGCCTCTGCTGGTAAATGCAGGTTCTAAGCGTTATGTAGATGTATAATGTCTAAGATCTTTACAACATCAGAATTATTTAACAATATTGTTTCAAGTTAAAAATGTCTAAGCAACTGGTCCTAATTTAAAAGATTTGCTTGAAATTTCCTTCCTTAAGATGGTTTAAGTATGGTTTATTCACTGTGTGAAACCACCCTCAACACTGATCCAATCAGTTTCATTTTACGTAAACAGTCATCCAGAACAGGCAAACATATGACCAGGTTTGCATAATGGTCAGCAAAAAATATGAGGGTTGATTGTGGTGTATGGttagaaaaatactttatagTCCActaattttgtttgaaattttatatcaaaatgaaaacaaaatgattatAAAAGTATTGAACCTGCATTTCCCACTTCTTTAGGCAATCAAATGCAAATATAAcgcaaatggggaaaaaaaaaagcctcaatgAATTTCGTTGTTATATttcttggaaaaagaaagttgaGGCATAAGTTATGCTGATCACTTCATTATTATAAGTAACTTCCAATTTCttaacttttaaaagatttttgagAATTTCAGTTCAAATGAAGACA from Anser cygnoides isolate HZ-2024a breed goose chromosome 5, Taihu_goose_T2T_genome, whole genome shotgun sequence harbors:
- the GSKIP gene encoding GSK3B-interacting protein; translated protein: METDCNPMESPSNTGFEEDSDYRDFEGTDVKDMRLEAEAVVNDVLFAVSNMFVSKTLPCAEDVAYINVETRERNRYCLELTEAGLRVVAYDFDQTDDSLQTPYHETVYSLLDSLSPAYREVFGNALLQRLEALKKDQS